In Acidobacteriota bacterium, one DNA window encodes the following:
- a CDS encoding nucleotidyltransferase family protein encodes MLGKEIWSIILAAGKSERMGSCKPLLTIAGTTFIEHLFTAFKDSDIGENLRIIIGFQAEKILSSTSIPERFFILNENYEGGQLSSLKVGIEALKYLEPDGILVHPVDHPLLKVITINALLQAFNEKEKLIVAPRYRGERGRPVIFSWKLIPEILLLSSDSKPRDIISRHQEEMFLLDVDDEGILLGINTPEDYQKVLKNAQ; translated from the coding sequence ATGTTAGGGAAAGAGATATGGAGTATCATACTGGCAGCGGGTAAATCCGAAAGGATGGGAAGCTGTAAACCCCTGCTCACCATTGCAGGGACGACGTTTATCGAACATCTCTTCACCGCTTTTAAAGATTCTGACATCGGAGAGAACCTGAGAATTATCATCGGATTCCAGGCGGAGAAGATCCTATCCAGCACGTCCATCCCGGAGAGATTTTTTATCTTGAACGAGAACTATGAAGGAGGCCAGTTGTCATCTCTAAAAGTGGGAATAGAAGCACTTAAATATTTGGAGCCAGATGGGATTCTTGTGCATCCCGTGGATCATCCTCTCCTTAAGGTAATAACCATCAATGCTCTGCTTCAGGCTTTCAATGAAAAAGAGAAACTGATCGTTGCGCCACGGTACAGGGGAGAGAGGGGAAGGCCTGTAATTTTTTCCTGGAAGCTCATTCCCGAAATTTTATTGCTTTCTTCTGATTCCAAGCCGAGAGATATCATTTCTAGGCATCAGGAAGAAATGTTCCTTCTTGACGTTGATGATGAGGGGATTCTTCTTGGAATCAACACACCCGAGGATTATCAAAAGGTGTTAAAAAATGCTCAATGA
- a CDS encoding LysM peptidoglycan-binding domain-containing M23 family metallopeptidase — protein MFSPIFLVWFIGILSMMLMKMLSGKHSVTLFLISSLLFSSSCATHEMKRKSKALQQQSASPEEATRSDEPERQERAEEKQGDKNRGIFHIVRKAENLYRIAKTYGINVQELAEINGIKDPAKIQAGQVIFIPGAEKQLEILIPGKMGTISYSGEKFTWPVSGKIGSSFGARRNGHYHSGIDIMAPYGTAVVASRDGIVVFSGHEQRYGRMIIINHQDGTSTVYAHNSINLVKEGDEVSRGETIAQVGTSGNATGPHLHFEIRVENDCIDPYDYLEQNVGGDP, from the coding sequence ATGTTTTCACCGATCTTTCTGGTCTGGTTCATCGGAATCTTGAGTATGATGCTCATGAAGATGCTCTCAGGAAAACACAGTGTAACGCTCTTTTTGATCTCTTCTCTCCTTTTTTCTTCTTCCTGCGCTACACACGAGATGAAGAGAAAGAGCAAAGCCTTACAGCAGCAAAGCGCAAGTCCCGAGGAAGCGACGAGATCGGATGAACCAGAAAGGCAGGAACGAGCCGAAGAAAAGCAGGGCGATAAAAATCGGGGTATCTTCCACATAGTCAGAAAAGCCGAAAACCTTTACAGGATCGCAAAAACATACGGCATTAATGTGCAAGAACTGGCAGAGATCAACGGCATCAAGGATCCTGCAAAGATCCAGGCAGGGCAGGTCATCTTCATCCCTGGCGCGGAGAAACAGCTTGAGATCCTCATCCCGGGAAAAATGGGGACCATCTCCTACAGCGGGGAGAAATTCACCTGGCCTGTTTCAGGGAAGATCGGTTCAAGCTTCGGCGCCAGGCGCAACGGTCATTACCACTCCGGGATTGACATCATGGCTCCTTATGGAACGGCTGTTGTTGCATCAAGGGATGGTATAGTCGTCTTCAGCGGACATGAGCAGCGATATGGCAGGATGATCATCATCAATCACCAGGATGGAACTTCCACTGTTTACGCCCACAACTCCATCAATCTGGTCAAGGAAGGGGATGAGGTCTCACGGGGGGAGACCATCGCACAGGTAGGGACGAGCGGAAATGCCACCGGCCCTCACCTCCACTTTGAAATAAGAGTGGAGAATGATTGCATTGACCCTTATGATTATCTTGAACAGAATGTCGGGGGTGATCCATGA
- a CDS encoding response regulator: MKATIICPRCDEKYNLDPERIPEKGGRITCRTCGFIISIKKHLIQEDLKKGTSESDSTLMTVQCPKCGFSFKITPLRPSAKEKEEDKRTILLVEDQEFFINFTREILEKRYRVCCATTVNEALEILGKEKVDIVLLDLILKDEDGRDLLKQAPKKCPVIIYTSKDEMEMYGKTWNDLKKLGADDVVYKAMNVEDSIFLKIESFFSEKLK, encoded by the coding sequence ATGAAAGCAACCATTATATGCCCGAGATGCGACGAGAAATACAACCTCGATCCGGAGAGGATCCCCGAGAAGGGCGGCAGGATCACCTGTCGCACCTGCGGGTTCATCATCTCCATAAAGAAGCACCTTATCCAGGAAGATCTGAAAAAAGGGACATCGGAATCGGATTCGACCCTCATGACTGTGCAGTGCCCGAAATGCGGTTTCTCTTTCAAAATAACTCCTCTTCGACCTTCTGCAAAAGAAAAAGAAGAGGATAAAAGGACGATCCTCCTCGTGGAAGATCAGGAGTTTTTCATTAACTTCACTCGGGAGATCCTGGAAAAAAGATACAGAGTTTGTTGCGCGACCACTGTCAACGAGGCTCTGGAAATCCTCGGCAAAGAGAAGGTGGATATCGTCCTTCTCGATCTCATTCTTAAAGATGAAGATGGAAGAGACCTCCTGAAGCAGGCTCCAAAAAAATGTCCTGTTATCATATATACATCGAAAGATGAGATGGAGATGTACGGGAAGACCTGGAATGATCTTAAAAAGCTCGGTGCGGACGACGTGGTCTATAAAGCCATGAATGTGGAAGACTCCATTTTCCTCAAGATCGAATCGTTCTTTAGCGAGAAACTCAAGTAA